A stretch of the Bremerella alba genome encodes the following:
- a CDS encoding sulfurtransferase: protein MPFDFKAFVGACCIINCSVCFGQIGIIAPQEARELIEQSGSDQGVAVLDTRGGYKDYFRGHISKAHHINFGTLRGTDHGVPVQYLPDDLTAALLSRAGVDKNRALLVYATGDVLPNDEILSATMVAYVLEKFGVKNIRVIDGGLAEWQKNGLPTTQEYFGNPPGELPKTMNKRIGIDLNELLKRKDQPNVVLVDARPHNEYVGDDDIWVRKGHIPGAINFHWARLMEADNTHKFLPMTTVKDELKSAGLTPDKEIIVYCGTSREGSLLRFYLAHVAKYPNVRLYEGSWKEYASLKQYPAETKEN, encoded by the coding sequence ATGCCATTCGATTTCAAGGCGTTTGTCGGTGCCTGTTGCATCATCAACTGCTCAGTCTGCTTCGGTCAAATTGGGATCATTGCGCCGCAGGAGGCACGGGAATTGATCGAGCAGTCGGGTTCCGACCAAGGCGTGGCAGTCCTCGATACCCGTGGTGGCTACAAGGATTACTTCCGAGGTCACATTTCTAAGGCCCATCACATCAACTTTGGCACACTTCGCGGCACGGACCACGGAGTCCCTGTCCAATACCTTCCCGATGATCTGACTGCGGCACTCCTATCGCGAGCCGGCGTGGACAAAAACCGGGCTCTCCTGGTGTATGCGACCGGTGACGTTCTGCCGAATGATGAAATCCTGAGCGCCACGATGGTGGCGTATGTCTTGGAAAAATTCGGTGTCAAGAATATTCGAGTCATCGACGGCGGTCTGGCTGAGTGGCAGAAGAATGGTTTGCCAACGACTCAAGAATACTTTGGCAATCCACCTGGAGAACTGCCTAAAACGATGAACAAACGGATAGGGATTGATCTCAACGAACTGCTGAAACGCAAAGACCAGCCCAACGTCGTCCTTGTCGATGCCCGACCTCATAACGAGTATGTCGGTGACGATGATATCTGGGTGCGTAAAGGGCACATTCCCGGAGCAATCAACTTTCACTGGGCTCGACTGATGGAAGCTGACAATACCCACAAGTTTCTTCCAATGACCACGGTCAAGGACGAACTCAAATCGGCCGGCCTTACTCCCGACAAAGAGATCATCGTCTACTGCGGAACGTCCCGCGAGGGAAGTTTGCTGCGGTTCTACCTGGCTCACGTTGCCAAGTATCCAAACGTCCGCCTCTACGAAGGCTCGTGGAAGGAATACGCATCCCTGAAACAGTATCCGGCCGAGACCAAGGAAAACTGA
- a CDS encoding ArsR/SmtB family transcription factor, with amino-acid sequence MKPSLSILGQDSEVDVSCASVLKVLADETRLAVVESLLDGPKTVAEINDVLEVEPTLLSHHLRALRDAGLVTRERQGRNASYALVSSLLARRKGRAIDLGCCTLSFS; translated from the coding sequence ATGAAACCATCCCTAAGCATTCTCGGTCAGGACTCAGAAGTCGACGTGTCGTGCGCCAGCGTTCTGAAAGTCTTGGCAGACGAAACACGTCTGGCTGTGGTTGAATCCCTGCTCGATGGCCCCAAGACCGTTGCAGAGATCAACGATGTACTTGAAGTCGAGCCAACGCTGCTGTCTCACCACCTCAGAGCGTTACGCGACGCCGGACTTGTCACTCGTGAACGACAGGGGCGGAACGCATCGTACGCGCTGGTTTCCTCGCTCTTGGCGCGTCGAAAAGGACGGGCGATAGACCTCGGTTGCTGCACTCTTTCGTTCTCCTGA